TATCAAGTCCGTAGTACTAAGTTGCAAAATCTAGCAGCCGCCACTCGGATCGCAGATTCCATCCAACCCTCTGGATCTTCGGCCGGAGAAGGGATTCAACAGATCCCGGCGCTCCTCAAGACAACGCTGTCGCAGAATGCGGCGGTGTCCAATCCAGAGACCGGATCCATAGCGCATCCGCGCGTGTGGAGACCGTCTAGTCAGCCCACAGTCCACTCAGCGCAGGCAGGTGCCGAGCCACTTCTTCCTGCAGAAATCGTCACGAATATCGGAGGCTCGATCGAGTTGCGTCGCCCTGGCGTAACGACGACTATGATCGTGCCCTGATGCCTCCACCAAGGATTGGCGTACGGGCGCCAGCCCTACGACAACAGACGGACGCACGGCGGTGACCGCAGGCCGAGTCCTACTCGTCCCTCGAGAGACACTCGAGATCCGCTATTCAATGCGAGGTTCGTTCTTGCTCAGAACCTGGTCGACAGAGGTCGGGCCCTGCGAGAGGGCCAATATCAAGATTTGCCGAGTGGTTCTGTACCATCAGGTCCGGAGTGCTTCAGCCGTTACATACGAGTGTCCGAGATTCCCAACAACTTCGGGTTGTCCACGGGGATCAGCAAGTTCACCGGCGAATAAAAGCCTGAAGTTTGGCTACAAGATTACCGAGTGGCGGTCCAGATCGGCGAAGGCAATTATAATGTGGCCATGAAGCATTTGCCGCTGATGCTAGAGGGCTCCGCTCGGGCTTGGCTAACACAGCTCCCGCCGGGTAGCATTTTCTACTGGGATGATCTCGCGAAGGTGTTCGTCAAGACTTTTGAAGGCACATAAAAGAGGGCAGGAGGTTTGGCTGAGTTGCCGCACTATGTAGAGAAACAGAATGAGACACTCCGAGAGTATATCCAGTGGTGGACCACTCTAAACAGTACGGTGGAAAACGTCACCGAGCACCAGGCAATCTGTGCCTTCAAGGCCGGAGTTTGGTATCGGGAGCTGAACATGAAGTTCGGCCGAATTGAGACCCCGACTCTTAGTCGGTGCTACGGATATAGCCAACCgggtatgctaatggtgaagaagAGGACCGACGGAGGAGCGTTAAAAGCCGAGTAGGCGACGCTCATATGTCGGAGAACAAGGGCAGGAAGCACAAGCGGAAAGCGGATGCCGGAGGGAGTGCTGAGGCTGCGGCTCTAGCTAGCCATGGCAAAAAGAGCTCCCAAAAGCAGAAAAAGGATTGGAAGGGGAAGAAGCAAGTCACCTTGAAGAGCGACATCCTCGACCAACCTTGtcagatccacaaaaacaaagaTGAAGAGGGCAATTCAATTTTGCCCAAACACACCACTCGGGAGTGTCGACTCCTGAAGCAAGAGATGCGGCAAGATTCCTCTGAGACAaggatgatgacgacgatgacgGAAGCAAGGGTACTTCCGAGTACCCCAACGTCGAGAACGTCCTCATGATTTTTGCCGACATCAAAAGCAAGAGTTGCCTGAAAGTCATCAACCGAGAGGTCAACATGGCAGTTCCGACTGTCACGAAATAACTTGACTGGGCCAAGACACCAGTAACCTTTGATCAGCTAGACCATCGGGCTCACATGCCGACCCCCGGGCGACAGGCCTTGGTGGTAGATCGAGTCGTGGGAGGAGTCCGACTGCGCAAAGTCTTAATGGACGGCGGCCGCGGGCTTATATCATTTACGCTGACACATTGGAGGCGATGGGCATCCCGATGACCCAGTTCAGCAATTTCAACATGCAGTTCCATGGGTTAATCCCTGGGAAGAAAGCcaaatcactcggccagatcgccctcgacGTCGTATTCGGCGAGAAGAAGAACTTCCGAAAAGAACggctgacttttgaggtggtggACTTCTGAAGCGCTTATCATGCCATCCTGGGTAGGCTTGCCTATGCACATTTTATGGCCCATCCATGTTACGTGTATCTTAAACTCAAGATGTCAAGGCCAAAAGGTGTGATCACCATCACAGGCAATCAGAAGGTTAACGAAGAATGCCTCCAGAAGGGCTCCCAGATTGCTGACGAGAAGATGGCGATGGCCGAGCTGGATGAATACAACAAGGCGGTGGATTCAAGCGAACTATTGCAGTCCAAGAAGCCGACTGTGGAATCCGCTTTCCAGTCGGCATGAGAGACGAAGCTGGTGCATGTCCATCTTGAGGACCCAACTGCTGCCCCGACCAACATATCCACCACCCTGGATAGCAAATAGGAAGCCACGCTcgtccagttcctccgtgagaactgggacatcttcgcatggaagccttctgacaagCCGGGTGTTCCCATGGAACTGGTCGAGCACAAACTCCGTGTCGATTCGACGATGAAGCCTGTCAAGGAGCATCTTCGAAGATCTTCCACCGAGAAGCGCAAGGCCATTGGAGAGGAGACAACGTGGCTCTTAGCCACCGAGTTGATCCGAGAGGtgtaccactccgagtggcttgCCAACGTTGTATTGGTGCCGAAGAAAGACAAGTCAACCCGAATGTATGTAGATTTTAGGCACATCAATCGGGCCTACCTGAAGGATCATTTCCCTCTCCCTCACTTAGATCAGATAGTAGATTCTACTGCCAGATGTGAGCGGTTGTCATTTCTGGATGCGTACTCCGAGTACCACCAGATCCGACTTTACGGCcccgatgaaataaaaacagcGTTCCTCACCCCATTCGGGTGTTTATGTTATATCATGATGCCATTTGGGTTGAATAATGCTGGGGCAACATTCTAGCATATGATCCAGAAGTTCCTACGGAAGCAGATCAGTCAGAACgtagaagcttatatggatggCATCGTGGTTCGAACCTCTTGACCGACCTCGCTAAGACATTTGCACACTTACGCCCTTTCGGCATCAAGTTGAACCAAACCAAGTGTACATTCGGTGTACCAGCAGacaagttactcggtttcctcgtttttGAACAAGGGATCGATGCCAATCCTGAGAAGATAGGAGCAATCGTCTGAATGAAATAACTGGTACGTCTACATGACGTGCAGAGCCTCATAGGCTGCTTAGCGGCCCTGAGTGGGTTCATCTCACAACTCGGTGAAGAGGCCCTGCAACTTTACCGAttgatgaagaagtctgacaGGTTCGAGTGGACTCCCGAAGCGCAGGCTACGTTCCAGGAACTTAAAGCCTTGCTTTCTAGCTAGCCGGTGCTAGCTGCTCCAAGCGGCAAGGAGCCCTCGCTCTTATATATCGCGGCTACGAGCCAAGTTGTTAGCACGGTCCTCACTGTGGAACGGGAAGAACAAGGCAAAGCCTTCAAGCTCCAATGACCGCTCTACTACATCTCTGAAGACCTCATGCCTTCCAAGCGAAGGTATGCGCATTATCAGAAGCTAGTATACAGAATTTAGCTAACTGCAAAGAAGGTGGCGCATTATTTTCAAGAACACTCGGTCACAGTGATATGTGACGCCCCTCTATCTAAGATCATGAACAATAGAGATGACACCGGCCAAGTTTCTAACTGGGCCATTCAGCTCCTCCCGCTAGACAACCGGTTTGAAGCCAAGAaggccatcaagtcacaagcccAGGTATATTTCCTGACCGAATGGATTGAGTAAGAGCGGCATGTCCCAAGTGTTCCCGAACACTGGACAATGTTCTCCGACGAATCCAAGATGCTCCATGGATCCGGGTCTAGGGTGTTATTGGTGTCTCCTAAAGGCTATCATCTCAGCTATGTACTTCAGATCCACTTCGACTCCTCCAACAACGAAGTTGAGTACAAAGCTCTCTTGTATGGACTACAAATGGAAATTTCTCTGGGAATTCACCGATTGATGGTCTATGGAGATTCAGACCTAGTGGTGAATCAAGTTATGAAAGAATGGGATATCCGCAGCCCTGTGATGACCGGCTATTGCAACGCCATCAGGAAACAAGAAAAACACTTTGAAGGGTTGGCTCCATCAGGTGCCACGACTCAAAAACCAAGCGACTGATGACCTAGCTAAGATGGGCTCCACTCGGAAGGAAGTACCCAAGAATGTGTTCCTGGAACACTTACACTTGCCCACGATCAAGGAAGATCCTTTTGTGGAAGAGCCCCGGCGACCAGTCGCGCCTTCCAATCCGACTGAAGCAGACATTCCCGCAGTAATTGATCTGGTCAAAGAGATACTGATCATCACTCCTGAGTGGACCGAGCCATACCTGGCATACTTGCTCCGGCATGAGCTTCTGGAGGATGAAGATGAAGCCTGCCAGATCGTCCGCTGATCCAAGGCCTTCACCGTCACGGGAGATCAACTTAACAAGGAAAGTACAACTAGAGTCACTCAGTGGTGCATATCCCCATAATAAGGGCAACATATACTGTAAGAGATTCACTCGGGAACATGTGGGAatcatgcgtcctctcggaccttGGTCGCCAAAGCAATCAGAGCCGGATTCTATTGGCCCCGAGCCAATGAGGCCGCCCGAGACATAGTGGATCAGTGCATCGGGTGCCAGTTCTATGCGAACTCATCACATAAGACGGCGTCTACCCTGAAGACTATCCGCCTCACTTGGCCGTTCGCCGTCTCGGGACTCGCCATGGTCGGCCCTCTTCAGACTGGGGTGAGTGGCTTCATGCATCTGCTGGTAGCAGTAGttaagttcaccaagtggatggAGGCTCAACCCATAAAGAATCTGGACTCAATCACTGCAATTCAATTCATAAGTAAGATTATCTTTAGATTCGGAgtcccacacaacatcatcaccgacaacgggtCTAACTTCGACTCGGACTCTCGGTCAGACTTATACACAGGCGTGCTGGCATCGCATTTCCGATCACAAGCATATAAAGCAAGGCCAAGCCAGAGAAACTGCTCTTCATGTGATCAAGgagcagatcaagaagaccaagttaATATACAAGACAACAATGCATCGGATGGgaaggcctcccttgccgggcaggagaAGCCCGACTAGGTTGATGCCACCCCAAGGACATGTCCAAGATTGCCCAGGCAGGCTTGCCGGGGCCGCCAAGGGCAGGAAATCCCGCCAAGACACCACCGCTCCACCGCACAGCAACGCAAATCACTTGTCAATGCGGTGTCGAGCCTCTAGATGATTAAATGGCCTCCACTAAGCACGTGGCGGCCCGTTGGAATAAAGACTACAATCATATGACCCCCATCCAGAGGCGTGTCAAATAGATAAGTAGGAGAGGCTTAATCGGCCCGGCAAGCTTGTTGGGCTCCACCCACAGCATGACTcctagcagtgcatttaatgcactttgtcctaactgccaGAGTCAGGTATGATAACACTATTAGCTATCTAATCGTTGGATAAAGACTGTTTTGCCACTTGGTTATCCCTtgagctataaaaggaggtccaagGCAACATAGAAATGGATTTGGAGCCCCTCGCACTCGTACACGCGTAGCTGCTTCCCCCGAGGCCACCTTGTTGGGCTCGAGCGATGCGTGCTGTTGTGTTCCACCATCCAATCCACCAAAGGCAGGAGTAGGGGTTTATGCCTCATGGTGGtgcgaacctgggtaaaaacctcTCGTGTCATCGTCGTCGCGCTACCCCCATGGCTTCCGATCTTTGTGCAACATGATCTCCCCCtcgccgaaccacaaggggctcatggccccataggtcATCGCGTCCACCCACgccatctttggcgcgccaggtcgGGGGAATCTCTTGTGTGAACCCGAAGTTCTGAACAGCGCGTCAATCTTCTTCATCgccttcttcatcatcattttcttcgtctATGGTGCCCAAGAAGAAATCTGGTGCAACAACACATCCTTCCACTTCGAAGGTCCCCTCTCATGTAGCCGAGTATGCCATAGGTGCCATGATGGTGTTGGTCGAGGTGGTTACTATGGGCGACACGACCGGCGCAGGCGGCGCCGTCGTTGCGTCCCCCGCAGTCAAAGCTGGGACAGGAAACGCCGGAGGCGGTCCCCATCTGTAGCTTTCAGGCGAGCTTGACCCAGAAGCTACGGCGGGAGATGACAACTAGGCTGCACCTCCCTGCCGCACCAGCGGGCGTAGTCATCACAGTGGCACCCGCTCCGGTGCAAGCCACGACCCTCTAGTTCCTCCCACCATGGGTGTAGCCACCAGACGCACTCCTGGCCCAGTGCAAGATGGGCAAGACGAGGTACTGGACAAGGCCGTcggctcccaagcgcggcctccTCATCACGAAACCGCCTTGGTGACCGGTCTACGACGGCGAGAACACAACGACGCTCCTGCTGGAACCACCAGGAGTCGAGCAACGTTCCGGTCTACCTCGTCAGCTATGCCGAGCACATCTACGAAAGCCATGGCGCAGGCCCAACTCCTACTAAGATTCCCACCGGCAGCTGATCAAATggatgagtggagggccaccatccagaGTTTGATCAGCTTCACTGAAGCTGGAAAATCACAACAGGCAGACCCTTCGCAGTACCCGCGAATAGCAACAGCAGCCCGGGCTGATGGCCGTGTAGAGGGGGCCACACTAACGGTACAATCCCCTCCACGTCAGCAGGCCCAGGGGCGACCACAGCAAGACCAGCGTGTCGACGAGCCCGGCAAGACATCGATGGCCTCGTCTAGCCCACAAACCCATCGTGATCAGCAGTGAATTCTGGAAGACCGGCAGAATGAAGATGCGCGCGCAACTATATAGAGACACCGTGAAGCATGCCATCAATCCGATAGGCGCAATTGCCCAGACGATGACGAGCCCGCGCCCGGTGCTGGCGAGTACCTACCTTTTGAGGTTGGGTGCACTGCCTTCACTCATGAGCTGCGGCAGGTCCGCTGGCCGTCTACCCGCGTCTTCAAGCCAGAACCCCCAGAAAAATACGATGGGAAACTAAACCCGGCAGAGTTcatgagcatctacaccatcgccgTTCAGGCCACCGGGGGTAGGcatgagaaggtgttcgccaactacttccctttggcactcaagccAAATGTGAGGTCGTGGCTGATGCACTTGCCAGAGAACTCCATTTCATCATGGGCTGACTTGTGCAATGAATTTGTTAGCGCTTTCACGGGTGGTCATAAGAGCCCGGGCGGTCCAGTGATTTGCAAGTCCTTCCACATAAGCAAGGGGAGAGCTTGTAGAAGTACATGCAGAGGTTCAGTTGAGTGCACCGCAACATTCTAGAGATACATCCAACAACTGTGATTGCCGCGTTCCATTCGAACATTCACAAGAGAAGGATATGTTCCAAAATGAACGTCCGACTACCCAAGACCGTCAATGAGATTTACAACTTGGCAGATAAGTGTGCTCGGGCTGAGGAAGGAAGGCGACTCCCCAGGGAGGAGGATAATGTCAAAGTTGATTCAGATGATGACAACGAGGCCACTAACCCGAAAAGGAGACGGTGGAGGCGCAACAGAAAGCGCAAGGATAAGTTAGTATTGGCCGAGCTCTGGTGATCTCGGCACTGGCAAGAAGGAAAAAATTgaagcccccggcaaggaagctgctGTGTGCGCTGATGGTCGGGCGGCTGCAGTGGCAGAGAAAGCTAGGAAGTCCAACGGGCCATACTAGAAGATCCACCGCACTAAAGGGCATGATCTCCATGAGTGCCATCAAGTTTAGCAGCTTGTCAAGAAGCAGAAGCATGAGTATGACAAGCAtgacacacacagagagagagagagagagaccaagAAGGCGCTGGCGGGAAGGGCCGTGGTGGCAggggaggccgccgcggcaaggccCCATAGCAGAAGGAAAAGCATGCTAGAGGCCGAGAGAAGAAAGAAGGAGATGATGACAGTGATGAAGGGGATGAAGAAGAAACCAGCGAGCAAGAATTCCATGAAGCAACCGAGGCCATGTGTGTTGAtgggggtgcatctttgcactcctctcaTCGGCACCTCAAGCAATGGGGACGTGAAGTCAATGCCATGGAGCTAACAGCAGATTCCCAAAGGCCACTCAAATGGTCCTg
This genomic window from Aegilops tauschii subsp. strangulata cultivar AL8/78 chromosome 4, Aet v6.0, whole genome shotgun sequence contains:
- the LOC109744148 gene encoding uncharacterized protein, producing MGIPMTQFSNFNMQFHGLIPGKKAKSLGQIALDVVFGEKKNFRKERLTFEMSRPKGVITITGNQKVNEECLQKGSQIADEKMAMAELDEYNKAVDSSELLQSKKPTVESAFQSA